CCTGCCACCTGCGCATGCTGCCCGCGGCGGCGGTGCGCCGCGCCGTCCGCGTGGCCGGCGAGCGCGGGGCGCGCCTCGTGATCCTCACCGGCCGCTGGGCGCCGCCGGGGCTGCTGCGCGGGGCCGACCTGGCGACCGAGATGAAGCAGGTGAAACACCCGTACGAGAAGGGCGTCAAACCGGTCCATGGGATCGACTATTAGGGCGCGATTCGCGGCAGCGGCCCTGCCCGCGCTGCTGGCGGGCGTTGCGGCGACCGGTGCGGGCGCGGCAACGGTGCGCGACGCCGTCGGCCGCACGGTGGTGGTGCCCGCCGAGGCGCGGCACATCGTCTCGCTCGCGCCGAACATCACCGAGATGCTCTTCGCCCTCGGCCTCGGCGACCGGGTCGCCGGCGTGACCCAGTACTGCGACTGGCCGCCCGAGGCGGCCACGAAGCCGCGCATCGGCGGCGTGATCAACCCCTCGCTCGAGGCGATCGTGGCGCTTGGGGCGGACCTGGTCTTCGCGACGGCGGACGGCAACCGGCCGGCGGACGTCGAGCGGCTCGCGGCCCTCGGCGTGCCCGTGTACACGATCG
This region of bacterium genomic DNA includes:
- a CDS encoding cob(I)yrinic acid a,c-diamide adenosyltransferase, yielding CHLRMLPAAAVRRAVRVAGERGARLVILTGRWAPPGLLRGADLATEMKQVKHPYEKGVKPVHGIDY